The following nucleotide sequence is from Zea mays cultivar B73 chromosome 1, Zm-B73-REFERENCE-NAM-5.0, whole genome shotgun sequence.
cttaaccattacgctagaggctCTTTCGTAATATGAACAAAATAATACTAGGATATTCTTTGGACTGCCTGATACACCTCATGAATGACATTTTGGGATGTCCAATTGTTGGGCCATGTGTCTAGTGTTGGCCCATTAACGTGTACACATATACTAGAAGTGTGTGTGGTGTAGAGAGAGTGCTGTATGTTTTCCACATTCCAGAAAAATCCACATGGTACCGGAGCCAGGCTCAACGGCGATGGCGTCGCGGTGACGAGTGTCTTCGGCCTCGACGGAGAAGACCACCGAGAAGGAGATCAGCGACGGCCGAAGGAGGCCGCCGAGGCACACGAGCGATCGAGGGAGGCGAGGGACGTGACCAGGCAGAAGACGGGCGAGTACACCGACGCCAGCAGGGAGGCCGCGCAGGAGGCCAGGGACAGGTCCCGAGCCACAGCACAGGAGGGACGCCACCGCCGACAAGGCGAGGGCGGCCAAGGACGTGGACGCGGGCACTCGTCGGCGACAAGGATCTGGAGATAGGGGTGCTTGGGGAGGCTCTCCAGCTGCCGCAGCTCGTCCAACCCTTGAGGAAGCTGCCGGCACacaggtgctgctgctcccccctgCTGCCCGCGTCCTGTGACTGAGATCCATCCAGCtcggaggaggaggaagaggaggcGCTCCTGGTCCTGGCTTCTAGACGTTGTGACCCAGATCTTGACGCAGCTGCCCAAGTAGTTTCCTAGTTATTATTACATATATATTATGGGGGAAAATCAAGGAATTGAGCAGGTTCTTGGTAAATTGGTCGAATTACTGTCAGCaaaaagggatgaggctccatcaTCAATTAAAGACAATGTTGCTCATATAGAACCAGTTCAGAAGATAGACCTAATGCCAAATGAGATTAAGTTAGAAGGGGTGAAAAATTATTTGGCATGGTCTAGAAGAGCATTGCGATTATTGAAGGCAAAGAGACTCGAGGGCTATGTTAAAGGAGATGTCGTTGAGCCCAAGGATAAGTTAAGTGATGAATGGAAAGACTGGGATGCTATAAACTCTTTAGTGGCAGCGTGGATGTTGAGTTCTATGATTCCAGCAATTGCTAGCACTGTTGATACAATCATAAGTGCTGCAGAAATGTGGAAAGCACTTGAAGAAATGTACTCGGGAGCTGGAAATGTTATGTTGATGGTGGAGACTGAAGATCGCCTCCATAATATCAAACAGGGGGAGCGATCTGTGGCGGAGTACGTTCAGGAGTTACAATGTTTATGGGCTGATGTTGATCATTATGATCCTATTGAGCTACCACACTCAGAGTGTGTTGCTTGGGCGAAGAAATGGGTGGAAAAAAGACGTGTACTTCAATTGCTAAGGGGGCTAAACTCAGAGTTCGAGGGAAGACGTGCCTCCATGTTTCATCAATCCACTCTTCCTAGCCTACAAGAAGCCATAGCTGCCATATCCCAGGAGGAGTCAAGACTCAAAGTGATGAGAGAAAGTTCTCAAACGCCGCCTCATCCTGTGTTTTCAGCTATGAGAACCAAAGATACTAGAGAATGTTACAATTGTGGTAATGTTGGACATATTGCACGTAATTGTTCTAAGCCTTCCAAAGTTAATCGTGGGAGAGGAAGAGGGGCTCCTAGAGGCGGCAGAGGTCGTGGAGGCAGGAGTTGGGCAAGGGCGAATGCAGCAACTACACAAGAAGAACTTGAAACATTTATGGAACACGAAGATGAAACAAAGTTGAGGAAGAAAAATCAAATCTCTGGAGATAAAGATCAGGAGTCTCACACAGGGGATTTTGTCCACTTCGCCTACACTGATGAAGGTAATTATGCTCATGCTTTTGTACCCACACAGGTCACACAGTTAAAATGGATTTTAGACTCAGGAGCATCAAAGCATGTCACAGGCACGTCCAGTGAATTTACATCATATATAAGATATCCCCCCACACGTAAAGAAATTATACAAACTGCTGATGGTACACCACAACCCATCAAGGGTGTTGGCACAGTGCAATGCACTCCATCTATTAAGTTGTCATCAGTTTTGTATGTGCCAACCTTTCCTGTCAACTTGATATCACTAAGTGCCTTGGTTGATCAATTGGATTGTCGTATTATTCTTGATCGAGATAATTGTTTAATTCAGGAGAGGGAAACAGGGAAGAGACTTGGGACAGCTACCAGGCGTAATGGATTGTGGTATATGGATCATGAGGGGACTAATGGTACAATATGCACTATGCTGGCAACAAGAATGGAAGAGAAGGAGGTTGCAGTGATGCTCTTGCATTGTAGATTAGGGCATCTTTCTTTTGATAAGATATGCAAAGCTTTTCCTGATGTAATGAGTGGGGTGGATAAAAGCAAGCTATTGTGTGATGCCTGTGAGTTTGCAAAACACACAAGGACATCTTATATTAGTCGAGGTATCAGGAGTATATCTCCTTTTGTGCTAGTTCATTCTGATGTTTGGACATGTCCTGTGACTTCTATTAATGGGATGAAGTACTTTGTTACTTTTATCGATTGTTTTTCTCGGATGACTTGGGTCTATGTGATGAAGCATAAAGATGAAGTATTGAAGTGTTTTCAAAATTTTTGTGCACTAGTTGAGAATCAATTCAATACTCAAGTCAAAATCCTAAGAACAGACAATGGAACCGAGTATGTAAACAAGGGATTTAATGCATTTCTGTCAAGAAATGGTATATTACATCAGACATCCTGTCCTGATACACCTCCACAAAATGGTGTGGCTGAAAGGAAGAATCGTCACATTTTGGAAGTTGCTCGTTCGCTGATGTTTACAATGAATGTTCCGAAGTTCCTATGGAGTGAAGCTGTATTGACTGCCACATATCTTATTAATCGCACTCCTTCAAAAATACTTGCAATGAAGACTCCATGTGAGATTCTTCTCGGTGAGAATAAGTTTGTGGTTCCACCTAAAATTTTTGGATGTACATGTTTTGTCAGAGATCATAGACCTCAGGTGGGGAAGTTGGATCCTCGTGCTGTGAAGTGCATTTTTGTTGGATATCCTGCAGGGCAAAAGGGATACAAGTGTTGGAGTCCTAGTGAACGACGTTTGTTTGTAAGCATGGATGTTACATTTAGAGAGACTGTGCCTTTCTATGGTGAGAAGACAGATCTAAATTTTTTTCTTGATTCTGTCTCTACTAGCACAGATGAAGCTAGTCGAGAGGGGGAGAACAGAATGGTTGATTCAATGGAACAACAACCAAATAAAATGGAAGTGGTGATTGGTGCTTCTCAAAAGATGCAAGTAATGCCAAGTGAATTGGAGACACATCCTAGTCACGAGAATAATAAATCTTGTGGAGACGACTTACGATATAAGGGCGAAGTATATACAAGAAGAAAGTCCCATGTGCAACCTCAGGCTCCTGAAACCAATTCAGCATCAAGTACTGAGCAGTTCTCTCCAAACACATTAGAGGCTATAAATGTACCTTTGACGTCTCATGGAGAAACTGAAGATTATGACACTTATGATTTGCCCATTGCAATACGAAAAGGAGCGCGTGCTAAAGCTGGAGTCCCCCCAACAAGGTATGGATATGAACATGACATTAGCAATTATGTCTCATATGCGTCTTTGTCACCATCATATAGAGCATTTGTTGCATCATTGCATTCCGTAGCAATTCCAAGAGATTGGAAAGAAGCACAATGTAATTCTAACTGGCGTGAGGCAATGTTGGAGGAGCTTAAAGCTCTAGAAAAAAATCAAACTTGGGAATTTGAGAAACTACCTAAAGGAAAGAAGGCAGTTAGTTGTAAATGGGTATTCACTGTGAAGCAAAACCCAGAAGGAAGGGTAGAACGATATAAAGCAAGATTGGTTGCAAGAGGGTATAGTCAAACATATGGAATTGATTATGATGAGACATTTGCACCAGTGGCAAAAATGAGTACTGTAAGGACATTGATCTCTTGTGCTGCAAATTTTGGATGGCCCTTGTATCAACTAGATGTTAAGAATGCTTTCTTACATGGTGATTTGCAAGAGGAGGTCTATATGGAGATCCCTCCTGGATTGTCAAAGCCTGAGACAATTGGGAAAGTTTGTCGATTGAAAAAATCATTGTATGGTCTCAAGCAGTCCCCAAGAGCATGGTTTGACAGATTTAGACGTGCAATATGTAGCATGGGATATAAACAATGCAACGGAGATCACACTGTTTTTTATCAACACTTTGGACGACGAATTGCAATTCTAGCTGTGTATGTGGATGATATTATTATTACAGGTGATGCCGATCTTGAGATTGCATGTCTAAAGAAGAATCTAAGTAAGGAATTTGAGGTTAAAGATCTTGGTCATCTCAAATACTTTCTTGGTATTGAGATTGCTCGATCTCCAAAAGGAATAGTTCTCTCCCAAAGGAAATATGTTTTAGATCTACTTGATGAAACAGGTATGTTGGGGTGTCGGCCTGTAGCAACACCTATCGACTTGAATCATAAATTATGTGCTGAATCTGGTGATCCTGTGAATAAAGAAAGGTATCAAAGACTTGTTGGACGGCTCATCTACTTGTGCCATACAAGACCTGATATCACATATGCAGTCAGTGTGGTGAGTCGATATATGCATGACCCCAGAAGTGGACATCTTGATGCAGTGTATCGTATACTGCGATACTTGAAGACTTGTCCTGGAAAGGGAATAATCTTTAAAGGTCATGGTCATCTAAAGGTGGAAGGTTACTCTGATGCAGACTGGGGTAGTTGCCTTGATGATAGAAGG
It contains:
- the LOC109943549 gene encoding uncharacterized protein, which codes for MGENQGIEQVLGKLVELLSAKRDEAPSSIKDNVAHIEPVQKIDLMPNEIKLEGVKNYLAWSRRALRLLKAKRLEGYVKGDVVEPKDKLSDEWKDWDAINSLVAAWMLSSMIPAIASTVDTIISAAEMWKALEEMYSGAGNVMLMVETEDRLHNIKQGERSVAEYVQELQCLWADVDHYDPIELPHSECVAWAKKWVEKRRVLQLLRGLNSEFEGRRASMFHQSTLPSLQEAIAAISQEESRLKVMRESSQTPPHPVFSAMRTKDTRECYNCGNVGHIARNCSKPSKVNRGRGRGAPRGGRGRGGRSWARANAATTQEELETFMEHEDETKLRKKNQISGDKDQESHTGDFVHFAYTDEGEGNREETWDSYQA